One stretch of Chitinophaga pendula DNA includes these proteins:
- a CDS encoding 3-keto-disaccharide hydrolase: MMKRFIFSAMAIGTLLASGTASAQQANTLSAKEKKAGWQLLFDGKTTKGWHTFQKSEASPAWQIIDGALVLDPEQKKNGAPGGDLVTDGEYENYELSLEWKISEGGNSGIIFGVSEDPKYKATYLTGPEMQVLDDAKHPDGKITKHNSGDLYDLKKSTQAAAKPVGEWNVAKIQKKDGHLTFWLNGVKTVETTIGTDEWKELVTNSKFKTWSGFGTFPKGHIALQDHGDKVSYRNIKIRTL, translated from the coding sequence ATGATGAAGCGTTTTATATTCTCAGCAATGGCTATCGGCACATTGCTCGCTTCGGGCACCGCATCCGCCCAACAGGCTAATACCCTCTCCGCTAAAGAAAAAAAAGCGGGCTGGCAACTGCTGTTCGATGGCAAAACCACCAAAGGCTGGCATACCTTCCAAAAGTCTGAAGCCAGCCCCGCCTGGCAAATCATCGATGGCGCCCTCGTACTCGATCCGGAACAAAAGAAAAATGGCGCCCCGGGCGGCGACCTCGTAACCGATGGCGAATACGAAAACTACGAACTCTCCCTCGAATGGAAAATATCAGAAGGTGGTAACAGCGGTATCATCTTCGGCGTAAGCGAAGACCCTAAGTATAAAGCTACTTACCTCACCGGCCCTGAAATGCAGGTGCTCGACGATGCCAAACATCCCGATGGTAAAATCACTAAACATAACTCCGGCGACCTCTACGACCTGAAAAAATCTACCCAAGCCGCCGCCAAACCCGTCGGCGAATGGAACGTAGCCAAAATTCAGAAAAAAGATGGCCACCTTACCTTCTGGCTCAATGGCGTGAAAACAGTAGAAACAACCATAGGCACTGACGAATGGAAAGAACTCGTAACTAACAGCAAATTCAAAACCTGGTCTGGATTCGGCACCTTCCCTAAAGGACATATCGCCCTCCAGGACCATGGAGATAAAGTATCGTATCGCAATATCAAGATACGTACCCTCTAA
- a CDS encoding ThuA domain-containing protein, whose protein sequence is MMFSRIKKYTLSFLVACSLSPFTTMAQSKSQPKVLVFSKTTGFRHDCIPSGKEALIKLGNENNFTVDTTEDATAFTSANLSQYAAILFFNTTGDVLDSTQQLAMQSYIQKGGGYMGIHAAADTEYDWPWYNQLAGAWFASHPKQQEASLLVIDHNHPATQHLPNSWIRWDEWYNFKDINADTHVLIKIDERSYQGGKNGDNHPMAWYHQFDGGRAFYTALGHTQESYKDPAFLQHILGGLRYAMGTEKNKDRKERKQSKPGKTVLAR, encoded by the coding sequence ATGATGTTCTCCCGGATCAAAAAATACACACTCTCCTTCCTGGTAGCTTGCTCCCTGTCCCCATTCACCACAATGGCGCAATCCAAATCCCAACCCAAAGTATTGGTGTTCTCCAAAACAACAGGCTTCCGGCACGATTGCATTCCCTCAGGTAAAGAAGCACTCATCAAACTGGGAAATGAAAATAACTTCACCGTCGATACCACAGAAGACGCTACTGCATTCACCTCCGCCAACTTGTCCCAATACGCTGCCATACTATTCTTTAATACCACCGGCGATGTACTCGACAGCACACAACAACTGGCCATGCAGTCATATATTCAGAAGGGTGGGGGATACATGGGCATCCATGCTGCCGCCGATACAGAATACGACTGGCCTTGGTACAACCAACTGGCCGGCGCCTGGTTCGCCAGCCATCCCAAACAACAAGAAGCCTCCCTCCTCGTCATCGACCACAACCATCCCGCTACCCAACACCTGCCTAACAGCTGGATACGTTGGGACGAATGGTACAATTTTAAAGACATCAACGCCGATACACATGTCCTCATCAAAATAGATGAACGTTCCTATCAGGGTGGCAAAAACGGCGATAACCACCCCATGGCCTGGTACCACCAGTTCGATGGCGGCCGCGCCTTCTATACCGCCCTCGGCCATACCCAAGAGTCATACAAAGACCCTGCTTTCCTCCAACACATCCTCGGTGGCCTCCGCTATGCCATGGGCACCGAAAAAAATAAAGACAGAAAAGAACGCAAACAGAGCAAACCAGGAAAAACAGTACTGGCACGCTAA
- a CDS encoding ThuA domain-containing protein: MRYLITMMLLLGMGTVISSCNKTRPGKPKVLVFSKTTGFRHASIPAGIKAVQKLGAENGFEVDTTENAAYFNEDSLQHYAAVIFLNTTGDVLNHVQEADFERYIQAGGGYVGVHSATDTEYDWPWYGQLAGAYFANHPEGVHKASLIIKDKTFPATSGLPEKWEHVDEWYNFRNLNKDTKVILSVDEKTYQGGSMGDNHPISWYHDFDGGRAFYTELGHTDESYTEANFIKHLLGGIKYAMGENAVLDYAKATTQRVPDENRFTKTVLTAGEFFEPTEMTILPDLSVLVAQRRGEIMFFNNKTKALSQVGFLNVYYKTDIPNVNAEEGVLGIAADPAFDKNHYVYIYYSPVDTSVNRLSRFKFENNQIDLKSEQMILQLYSQRQICCHTGGSIAFGQDGLLYLTTGDNSTPFDEPGQKYGSNGFGPSDDRPGHLQYDGRRSSANTNDLRGKILRIRVKEDGSYSIPEGNLFKPGTPNTRPEIYVMGTRNPYRISVDRKTNYIYWGEVGPDANNDNPQRGPMGYDEINQAKKPGNYGYPMFVGNNYAYHQYNYETGESGPPYDAAKPINSSRNNTGLKELPPAQPAFIWYPYGKSKEFPQVGSGGRNAMAGPIYYPEFYPQATRFPDYYNGKFFIYDWVRGWIKAVTMDKDGNFAKMEPFMEHTKFNAPIDMEMGPDGRIYVLEYGSGWFSKNADAGLSRIDYNGGNRPPIATISVDKLTGSLPFTAKLKAEGTDPDGDKLKYLWYFGNGNKKETNTPEIEYAYSTAGEYQVSVEVVDDKGARTRSNVITIYAGNETPQVNVNIQGNKMFYFPGKRVHYTVNINDKEDGTSSAGNLDPANVYIKAEYVEGRDKAAMPQGHQIISGAIAGKNIMESSDCKTCHKLNEKSIGPSFVQVAERYKQDPKAPDFLANKIIQGGGGVWGETAMAAHPTISKGEAHQIVEYIFSLTGDKQRQPSLPLTGEIDPTVGNPLKDNGVFYLLASYTDKGGPGIKPITGAASAQLINAKLHAENFDKADGASAVEVEGEKYVIPTAQGWVMYKDLDLTEVNGINIIYFILEEPKFGYIVEARLDQPDGPKLGEALIGPGAKQQVPNTKTISFTPLTDGKPHNLYLKIHAANPEEKHPVGLKYLQLLAK, encoded by the coding sequence ATGAGATATCTAATCACGATGATGTTATTGCTGGGAATGGGCACTGTCATCAGCAGCTGCAACAAAACCCGGCCAGGCAAACCCAAAGTTCTGGTGTTCTCCAAAACCACCGGTTTCCGCCACGCGTCTATACCCGCAGGTATAAAAGCCGTCCAGAAACTGGGCGCCGAAAATGGCTTCGAAGTAGATACCACCGAAAATGCCGCCTACTTCAACGAAGACTCATTACAACACTACGCCGCCGTAATATTCCTCAATACCACCGGCGATGTACTCAACCACGTACAGGAAGCCGACTTCGAACGCTATATCCAGGCCGGCGGTGGGTACGTAGGCGTACACTCCGCCACCGACACCGAATACGACTGGCCCTGGTACGGCCAACTGGCAGGTGCCTACTTCGCCAACCACCCCGAAGGCGTACACAAAGCATCCCTCATCATAAAGGATAAAACGTTCCCCGCCACCAGCGGCCTCCCCGAAAAATGGGAACATGTCGACGAATGGTACAACTTCAGAAACCTGAACAAAGACACAAAGGTCATCCTCTCCGTAGATGAAAAAACCTACCAGGGCGGCTCCATGGGCGATAACCACCCCATCAGCTGGTACCACGACTTCGATGGCGGCCGCGCCTTCTACACCGAACTTGGGCACACCGATGAAAGCTACACAGAAGCCAACTTCATCAAACACCTCCTCGGTGGTATCAAATACGCCATGGGCGAAAATGCAGTACTCGACTACGCCAAAGCAACCACTCAACGCGTACCCGACGAAAACCGTTTCACCAAAACCGTACTCACAGCAGGCGAATTCTTCGAACCCACCGAAATGACCATCCTGCCCGATCTCAGCGTCCTCGTTGCACAACGCCGCGGTGAGATCATGTTCTTCAACAACAAAACCAAAGCCCTGTCTCAAGTAGGATTCCTCAACGTATACTACAAGACAGATATCCCTAACGTCAATGCAGAAGAAGGCGTACTGGGCATCGCCGCCGATCCCGCCTTCGACAAAAATCATTACGTATACATCTATTACTCTCCGGTAGATACCTCCGTTAACAGACTCTCCCGCTTCAAATTCGAAAACAACCAGATCGATCTGAAGTCCGAACAGATGATATTGCAACTCTACTCCCAACGCCAGATATGCTGCCACACCGGCGGCTCTATCGCCTTCGGCCAGGATGGATTGCTATATCTCACCACCGGAGATAACTCCACGCCTTTCGACGAACCTGGCCAGAAATATGGTAGCAACGGCTTCGGCCCCTCCGATGATCGTCCCGGACACCTCCAGTACGATGGCCGCCGCTCCTCCGCCAATACCAACGACCTCCGTGGTAAGATCCTCCGCATACGCGTGAAAGAAGATGGCTCCTACAGCATCCCTGAAGGTAACCTCTTCAAACCAGGCACTCCCAACACCCGCCCCGAGATCTATGTAATGGGTACCAGGAACCCATACCGCATCTCCGTCGATCGTAAGACCAATTACATCTACTGGGGCGAAGTAGGCCCCGATGCCAACAACGACAACCCACAACGTGGACCCATGGGATACGACGAAATAAACCAGGCTAAAAAGCCAGGTAACTACGGATACCCCATGTTCGTTGGTAACAACTACGCCTACCACCAATACAACTACGAAACAGGCGAAAGCGGCCCCCCCTACGATGCCGCCAAACCTATTAATAGCTCCCGTAACAACACCGGCCTCAAAGAACTGCCGCCCGCACAACCGGCATTCATCTGGTACCCCTACGGCAAATCCAAAGAATTCCCTCAGGTAGGCAGCGGTGGCCGTAATGCCATGGCAGGCCCCATCTACTACCCCGAATTCTATCCGCAAGCCACCCGCTTCCCGGATTATTATAATGGTAAATTCTTTATCTACGATTGGGTACGTGGATGGATCAAAGCCGTAACCATGGACAAAGATGGCAACTTCGCCAAAATGGAACCGTTCATGGAACATACCAAGTTCAACGCACCCATCGATATGGAAATGGGCCCCGATGGCCGTATCTACGTACTCGAATATGGTAGCGGATGGTTCAGCAAAAACGCCGACGCCGGCCTGTCCCGCATCGACTACAATGGCGGCAACCGCCCCCCCATAGCCACCATCAGCGTAGACAAGCTCACCGGTAGCCTGCCCTTCACCGCCAAACTCAAAGCCGAAGGCACTGATCCCGATGGCGATAAACTGAAATACCTCTGGTACTTCGGCAATGGCAACAAAAAAGAAACCAATACCCCCGAAATAGAATACGCCTACTCCACCGCAGGTGAATACCAGGTGTCCGTAGAAGTGGTCGATGATAAAGGTGCCCGCACCCGCAGTAACGTCATCACCATCTACGCCGGCAACGAAACACCTCAGGTGAACGTCAATATCCAGGGCAATAAAATGTTCTACTTCCCGGGCAAACGTGTTCACTATACCGTAAATATCAATGATAAAGAAGATGGTACCTCCTCCGCTGGTAACCTCGACCCGGCCAACGTCTACATCAAAGCAGAATATGTGGAAGGCCGCGACAAAGCCGCCATGCCACAAGGCCACCAGATCATCTCCGGCGCCATCGCGGGTAAAAACATCATGGAATCCAGCGACTGTAAAACCTGTCACAAACTCAACGAAAAATCCATCGGCCCCTCATTCGTACAGGTAGCCGAACGATACAAACAAGACCCTAAAGCCCCCGACTTCCTGGCCAATAAGATCATCCAAGGTGGCGGCGGCGTATGGGGCGAAACCGCCATGGCCGCTCACCCCACCATATCCAAAGGCGAAGCGCACCAGATCGTAGAATATATCTTCTCCCTCACCGGCGACAAACAACGGCAACCGTCCCTGCCACTCACCGGAGAGATAGATCCCACCGTTGGCAACCCACTCAAAGACAATGGCGTATTCTACCTCCTGGCCAGCTACACCGACAAAGGTGGCCCCGGCATCAAACCAATCACCGGCGCAGCTTCCGCTCAGCTTATCAACGCTAAACTCCATGCAGAAAACTTCGATAAAGCCGATGGCGCCTCCGCTGTAGAAGTAGAAGGAGAGAAATACGTTATACCCACCGCACAAGGATGGGTAATGTACAAAGACCTCGACCTCACAGAAGTAAATGGCATCAACATCATCTACTTCATACTCGAAGAACCTAAGTTTGGATACATAGTAGAAGCACGCCTCGATCAACCCGATGGCCCTAAACTGGGTGAAGCCCTCATCGGCCCCGGCGCCAAACAACAGGTGCCCAATACCAAAACCATCAGCTTTACACCGCTGACCGATGGTAAGCCACACAACCTGTACCTGAAAATACATGCCGCCAACCCGGAAGAAAAACATCCCGTAGGTCTCAAATACCTGCAACTACTGGCGAAATAG